The following proteins come from a genomic window of Anabaena sphaerica FACHB-251:
- the pstB gene encoding phosphate ABC transporter ATP-binding protein PstB, which yields MSNLVPAIKVKNLSFYYGNFKAIEGISLDIYKNQVTALIGPSGCGKSTFIKTLNRISELEGKVKVDGIIEFFGQNIYAPRVNINRLRREIGMVFQKPNPFPMSIYENVAYGVRISGRCPKFQLDEIVESALKGAALWDEVKDKLNTSALGLSGGQQQRLCIARALAVKPKVLLMDEPCSALDPIATLKVEELIHRLRSELTIAIVTHNMQQATRVSDFTAFFSTDESRIGQMVEFGATGQIFRNPLDERTRDYVAGRFG from the coding sequence ATGAGTAACCTAGTTCCAGCCATCAAAGTCAAAAACCTCAGTTTCTACTATGGAAATTTTAAAGCTATCGAAGGCATATCATTAGATATTTATAAGAATCAAGTCACTGCACTAATTGGTCCTAGTGGTTGCGGAAAATCCACCTTCATTAAAACCTTAAATCGCATTAGTGAATTAGAAGGGAAAGTAAAAGTTGATGGGATTATAGAATTTTTTGGGCAAAATATTTATGCCCCCCGCGTTAATATCAATCGTCTGCGTCGAGAAATTGGCATGGTATTTCAAAAGCCAAATCCTTTCCCCATGAGTATCTACGAAAATGTTGCTTATGGTGTGAGAATTTCTGGTAGATGTCCAAAATTTCAATTAGATGAAATTGTTGAATCTGCTCTCAAAGGTGCAGCACTTTGGGATGAAGTCAAAGATAAACTCAACACATCCGCTTTAGGGCTTTCGGGTGGACAGCAGCAGCGTCTGTGTATTGCTCGTGCTTTGGCAGTAAAACCAAAAGTTTTATTGATGGATGAACCTTGTTCAGCCTTAGATCCTATTGCTACTCTGAAAGTTGAAGAACTCATCCACCGCTTGCGCTCGGAGTTAACTATTGCTATTGTTACTCACAATATGCAGCAAGCAACCCGTGTTTCTGATTTTACAGCTTTCTTTAGCACTGATGAAAGTCGCATCGGGCAGATGGTAGAATTTGGGGCTACAGGTCAAATCTTTCGTAACCCATTAGATGAGCGCACCCGTGATTATGTTGCTGGACGCTTTGGTTAA
- a CDS encoding chromophore lyase CpcT/CpeT, with amino-acid sequence MTHSTDIATLARWMAADFSNQAQVFENPAFYAHIRVCMRPLPYSFLSGVSLFVEQAYDYMLNDPYRLRVLNLVIEGENILIENYTVKDEKDFFGASRDLVRLQKLTSDRLEKLCGCNMIVEWTGNCFRGHVEPGKGCIVVRKGQRTYLDSKFEIDGEKFISWDKGRDPDTDEHLWGSVAGPFHFVRWGNFADEVKLS; translated from the coding sequence ATGACTCATTCTACTGATATTGCCACCTTAGCCCGTTGGATGGCCGCTGATTTTAGCAATCAAGCCCAAGTGTTTGAGAATCCAGCTTTTTACGCCCATATTCGTGTATGTATGCGTCCTCTGCCTTACTCCTTTTTATCCGGAGTGAGTTTGTTTGTAGAACAAGCTTATGACTATATGCTCAATGACCCTTATCGGCTGAGAGTATTAAATTTGGTAATAGAGGGTGAGAATATCCTGATTGAAAACTATACTGTCAAAGACGAAAAAGACTTTTTTGGTGCATCTCGTGATTTAGTTCGTTTGCAGAAGTTAACGAGCGATCGCCTGGAAAAACTTTGCGGTTGTAACATGATTGTCGAGTGGACAGGTAACTGCTTTAGAGGCCACGTTGAACCAGGTAAAGGCTGTATCGTCGTTCGCAAAGGACAAAGAACCTACTTAGATAGTAAATTTGAAATTGATGGCGAGAAATTTATCAGCTGGGACAAAGGACGAGATCCAGACACGGATGAGCATCTTTGGGGTTCTGTTGCAGGTCCATTTCACTTTGTCCGCTGGGGTAACTTTGCCGATGAAGTGAAGTTATCTTAG